tggaccaccacacaatactgggaatcatggcctagccaaattgatacacattttgtggAGACCCAATCCAAACCATAACAATAACCCCGTATTACATTTTATAATAAACAGCCAGAATCTACTGCAATAGGGCAAATGTTGTGAACATAATATTCACAAATAGGGTTTCTGTTTTATACAGGGGagaattaacaagacaaaaaaaaaaaaaaccagggtgGGGAAATGGAATGAAAGCGTACCATAATTGGATAGTAAGTCAAGGAACTTTATGCTAATGATAGTCTATTTTTACAATGGGCTCTTAATGAGGGGTTGTATGCTGGCTCAGGTTGAGCAGGGGCCAAAGTTCAGGGACCTGGAGAAAGGAGAGATGCTTAGCCAAAGTTTGGTTACCAAGCATCTTGTTCCAACTGGCCCATGGGACAAGCTGTTCAGCTAATCATTTATGaagcaaagaatggaaatatggGAGTATGTCTAGCCTTGTCATAAGTAAAGAAGGTGCACTCTTGAGTTGTATTTAAGTCATATGGTAAAGGATGTTTGGCAGTTTTCCAGAACATGAAAGTGCGTTGGGGGTGGGAGGGTTAACCATGGCTATTTTCCAGGATCAAAGGGATCACCTAAAATTCAATACTGTCAAGGACATTTCCATTCTCTGTTAAATACATGGCCCTCCTCATGCATGAAAAGTTAACTTGGGGACACTAGTTTAGTCTCCAAACTTCTTAATGTCTTTGAAAATAAGAAGTGAGAACACAGGAAAcaagtaatattttattaaatttatcttAAAAATAACCTCTGACAGGAGGGCATTGTTAGTATTGGTAAGTTTTGTGTGACTAAAGAATTAAAAGCCACATTAAAATGCAGTGGACCTTGGTAATGGTAAAACTATATTACGTTTTAGTACACTGATATGCAGGAATATCAAAGTTTATGACATAACCCATAGCATACACAGCCGAGGTGCTACTGTTAAAATGCTTTATCCACCGTGGGcaccaaaattttgctggcaATTTTAACCTGGGAATCTACACAGCCTTCTATTACAAATTATTGTTCCTGCTGCAGTAGTGGATTCTTCTTACTCTAACTGGGGAAAAGTTTCCTGTGAATTTTCTGAATGCCTATGGTAATTTTCCTGACACAATACATCTTTAAACAAAATAATATTGTATCATTAATTGGCTTTAACTAAGTTTCGAATTATCTGCCTTTCTGTCTAAGAAAATGCATACTATCtccagtttatttttatttaatcctgATGATACACATTATTTCACTTTCCTACTTTCAGAGTTTCAAAGTTCTGTAGCTGAGCTTCTGCACACCAACCACATTCCATAAATAGCTGAATATGGCAAGCCCCACTGTAATGCTAAATTAAAAACAGCATGTAAAAAAATCCTGTGGCATCTTAATAACACaagaaaataatgagaaaaaacTACTTTGGAGAAtcagtaaataaaaaaagaaggctTTGATTAAAAAAGATGGACTTTCTAAAGACAATCCAGGGATAAAATGGAATGGATTTCTCAATATCTCAGTACACTGAGTTCCTTTCCTTGGAGATGTTCAAAAGAAGAAGGACACCTTATTGGAAATGAATTATAGACAGAATGGAAGATCACAGAGAATTAGTTGCACTCTATTTATGGATTCTCACAAGTCTGAATGGCTGCGATTACATAAATATCTATTTATCAGAACACAAACTACTGAATTCAGAATCGTGATGTTTAGCCCACGGTCAGCAATGTCAGAGTTGCGCTCGCAGAAAAAGATTGGGTCAGGCTGATGTCAGTTTGGTCCATAATTATCTGACTTATTCTGACACTCTAGCTATGACACAAAAGATGATGCTAACCATTTATCTTGCTTGTATactgggaaaaaaagagcaacacAAAGCCTTACATATGATTATATATTATTCACACAATAATCACACATTATCATATTTGATGTCTGTACTAATTCAGTCAAACCATTACTGGATAATCAAATCTCCAATTCAGCCTTTGCTTTCTGAGGTAATTTTGATACTCCATAACTttctcatggcatttttcacttcTGCATTCCTTAATGTATAGATAAGTGGGTTGAGAAAGGGTGTTCCAATGGTATAAAATACTGCCACCATCTTGTCCATGGAGAAAGTGGTTTGTGgatgtatatatatgaatatacacggAACAAAGAATAAGACAACTACAATGATGTGGGAGGTGCAAGTGGAAAgggcttttttcctcccttctgcACTGTGGTTTCGCAAAGAATACAAGATGACAATATATGAGATCATCAGAATGAAGAAACTGATTGAGCAAGTGGCCCCACTATTGAACACTACCAGTAGGTTACTAACATAAGTGTCCATGCAAGCAAGTTTTAAAAAGGGCTGCAAATCACAGCAATAATGATCAATTAAATTGTTTCCACAGAAGGGCAATTTCCAGACCAGGACATTCTGAATAATAGAATGTATTAAAGCAGCTATCCAGGCAAGAATGATCAAGATAATGCAGACCTCTGGTCTCATGATGGTCGGATAATGCAAGGGATTACAGATGGCCAAATAGTGATCAACAGCCATGAGGACGAGGACAAAGATCTCCATGGGTCCAAATAAATGCATTGCAAAGACTTGTGTCATACACTCATTACAGGATATGACTTTCTCTGCAGAGAGAGCATCTACAATTAGCCAAGGGGCTGTGGAAGTTGAAAAGCAGGTATCAGCAAAGGACAAATGAAATAGCAAGATGTACACGGGACTCCCAAGAGACCGGCTGAACTTGATGGTCACAATAATGAGCAAATTCCCCACCACAGTTCCAATGTAGAAAATGAAGATTATAAACACCATTTTCTGCCTCAGAGGATCCTGTGTCAATCCTAACAGTATGAACTCAGTTACACTCTTATTTTGCTGCATTGTTTCAATAGATGTGGGGAAAGTAGAGGTTAGAAATAGTTTATCTGAAAGGAAAAAAGCAATAATTTTATAAAACTAATACTGCATTTGAAGCTTGAATACCTAAGCTGGATCACGAAACTTGCACTTATGAATGGGTAaccatttatttttctgtatgatTTTTCctgaatataaataaaatagaattcaTAATACTTAATCTAGTTCCCTGATTGCATGTGACTGTGTAataggaaaataatgaaaaaataaagaagtcTTCAGGCACAATACACTTTAATGCTGGGGATTTGATAAAAGTGAATAATTTCCTGAGTTGAATgtatttcttcactttttaatcaGGGACCTGCCAATATTATAGGGAATGTGctgaaaaaatggagaaaatttttgCATAAAAATTTCAGAAATCAATTTGTAGTAAGGAAcatgtaaataaataataagcccattgccaccaagtcagttctgactcaaagcaatcctataggacagagtagacctgccccatagagtttccaaggagtgcggtTAGCAGCtacagaacttaaccactatgtcactaggGCTTCCAAATAAATAAtagacaaaaaattaaaataacttaAACAATAAAAGAGACCCTGTACTTaacaaaagaactaaagaaattaaaagatgcccATACACAATTAAATCCATCACCATTAAAACTGCAATTTGATATCATTTTCACCTATCAGATAGCAATGTGACCTTTTTGATAAACGTTTGTTAATGTATATACAGTGCATGCAAAGGTGTGGAAAACCATCAGTCTCACACATTTTTGGTAGGAGTTAAAGTGGGTGCAATCTCTTAAGGGGTGATCCCCCATAGAGAGGATATTACAAGTGCACATCCACATCAGCCAGTAATTTTGTTATTCTGCAGATATACTTACTCACACGCACAAAGAAAACCACTGGGTCACTTTCCATGGTAGCAAAAGATGGGAAACAATTTAAATGTTCATCAGAACTTAATAAACCAGAGTTGGCCCTTTTACACAATcatagtttaaagaaaaaaaggacgAGTATGTATGTAACGGTCTTTAAAATGTATTGCAGAATGAAAAATAGGGAATATAAACGTATGCTTAGACTGTAATATTTCCATTAAAATCAGGATAATTTATATCACACATACATAGGCTTATACAAATAAATTGTGCTGAGAAGAGTACCAAGGACAATCATAATATCTAGAATATCTAGAATGCAGGAGAGGGAACCTGCATTCTAGGCATCAGAGATGGAGAGAGATCTACTTTTAGAGATGTGTcctttggaaatcataaaaacattcTGTAATCATGTgttgcattaaaaaataaagatttaaaaaatcttaCCTAAGGAGATGATCTGATTAACTTATTTGCATTTGCATGTTACTGAGCCCTCAGATGGCCTTCATACTTATGCAGGAGGCACCACAATATTCTAGGGCTACACTGGATTCCAGGAACTTGAGTAAACAATGAGTCAGCTACAGAGGCAGTTCTGAAACTCAGTGCTCTTTAACTACATGATACCTCACCACACTGCCATGCAACTGCAGGCTCTTAGTCTTGGATGTTTTCCAGAGGTACTGttagtcaaactcttaaccacagaAATGAAAAAGTGTTTGTAATGTCTATCAACTAATTATGATATCTtgatctatctaatctatcatctatctgtctatctatctgtctacctacctacctacctacagaCAGGCTTACACACATAAGGCACATAATTGGTATCCATTAGAATGATATACAATACGAGTGACACGCTAGAACTAAGCAACATAAGGAGAGGGATTTTTGTCTTCTCACTGCTGAAtttcaggaaataaaaaaaagaaggtgtttaataaatatatatgtatacaaggAATGAAAGAATTAAGGAGGAGTTTCCATAGGTAAAATTCTATAATGTCTCATACTAGTCTACACTTGGTTGCCACTGAGGAGATACGAAGCCTGGAGCCTACTCTAACCACAGCAAAATAAATgttggtggcgtagtagttaagtgctacagctgctaaccagtgtccgcagttcaaatccgccaggcactcctgggaaactctatagggcaattccactctgtcctgtacagtcgctatgagttggaatcgactcgatggcactgggtttagttttggttttgaaGCATTTCTGGAACACTCAAAATATAATATTTCTATTTGCTATCTTCCTCATCCTCATCTATCAAAACCATTTACCTTGTAGTGCTCGAATACCATACACATATTTTATTTCTGCCTTCTCACTTTAGATTGTAAATCCCTCATAGAAAAGTCTCTAAACTATCCTTCCACAATTGACTTCTATGTGTTACTGCAGTCACAACAAACAGATGGATTTTCTTAAAATACTAAAGACATCTATGTTACTATCAAATAAAAATGTTACCAGATTTTACACAGAGTTGAAAATGCTCAGCTACTTTCTTTTCTTCCCAGGATAATTTAGAAGTCTCAtgctttttagaaaaaaaaaaagcttctaaaaTTATCTTAGATCTCAAAAGGATGCTTAGGTTCCCATCTATTAGAAGGCAATCTGAGTTGCTGATAGTTTCATTCCACACACTTGGAAATCTAACCTCACACAAGATTTTGACTGGGAGATGCTTGCCTTTTGCCTTCCCTAGAGGGGCATTTAGCGTGAATGGTGCAAAATATAGAAGTCTGGGGAAAATCATTCCCTAAGTGTCCATTTCCTCCTAATTAAGAAACTTGAGCCAGGTGTGATACAGAGCTTTTCCTCAATTTGTCTTCTTAGATTATGGGGAAAAATGTAACCTATTTTTGAAATTAAAGGTGCAAGTTTTGGTCATAAATGACACTTTTTTACTAGAGAAAGGAAAGTGGTCATCTATTACCCAGATCTCTGTAATAACATTCTTTGATAAAAAGAATCAGGACTTCTCAGAAAATGGCTGCTGATTATAGGACTGGGACAAGGAACGTACAAGAGGAATTGAGGCATCTTGCAGCGCCAGAGAGGAAGAAAGTACTCAAGCACGCATTTGCCCGTGTGAGTGCACGCGGGCGCacgtgcgcgcgcacacacacacacacaaacccatgcAAACACACACGAAGAATGGTGAGGATATGCCAAATGAACACAGGATACAATTGAAAGAGCTCCCATTGatcaaaactttaaaaatgtgATCAACAAAATACAACAGTACTAGACTATAcatcaaagtataaaataaatatctattAGTCCAtactgagatatatatatatatatatatatatatatatatataaatacacataactGAATACACAACTGAATGGGGAGAAAAAACTAATTTAATTTCCTGTACATAAGAATTCCAAATGATTTGTGCAGATATGACAACCTTAAAGAAATAGAGCATAGCTTTCTAACTTTTATGTGTGGACGGCAAAGTggcttccttccaaagagtacaaTATGGAAATAAGACCAGCAGTACATCAGCCACCTTGATTAAACAAGGGGCCGTGCCAAGCGGCTGAGCATGTCTTCTTCAGTAACACAGAGTTAACTCCCAGTGTGGAAGCTATTCCTTTATTAGGCAAAACAGGAACTAACCTATCCTTTTAGAGTATCTCCTTATTTAGGTATACTTCTTCTGTCTcagttaaagaaaacaagagactgggGTCTCCAGTCCAGTTAATACCAGTCTTGGATCAGCTCAGGCAGTCTTGAACTGTGCAATACTAATGACATTGCCCCTCAAACGGCTTATTGACGTCAGAGGCCAAAAACATACCCAGTCTACACTCTGGACATGGGCAAAATGCCATCTTTGAGCCCCCCCTTTCAGGCTGAATAGGCATAGCATACTGGACCACCCCAAAAATGCCCTCTCACGTCAAACCAATCAGCAAGCTGGCCCCAGCCTGGGGTGCTCCTGGGGACCCCGGACCCAATTTACTTTATCCACATAAACCCCTTGGGCTATTGTTTTGGGAGACACCTTGGCGACCCGAGTCCCGGTGTTCTCctttacttggccaactaaataaAGCTTCTTCTTTCACTTTCATCCACTCCATGAGTCTTCACAGCCACGCCAAGCAGATCTTGGAGTGtcaggttataaaaaaaaaaaaatagaaaggggAAAAAGAATAAGTTTACTGTAGAGAAATCTGACAGACATTGCCTCAGACAGTGATCAAATTTAACATCATCAGTGATAAGTCATATTGATATTATGTAATcttgatgtgatgaaaatgacATTTTACATCTGTGGTCTTCATTCAAGGAATTCAAAAccctagtttgttgttgttaggtgctgtctggttggttccaactcatagcaaccccacgcacaacagaacaaaacactgtccaatcctgcgccatcctcacaattgttgctatatttgagcccactgtagcagccactgtgtcaatccatctcattgagggtcttcctcttttttgctcaccctctactctaccaagcatgatgtccttctccagggactgataccccTGATAACTTTCAAAGTAAGTGAaatatagtctcgccatccttgcttctaaggagcattctggttgcacttcctccaagacagatttgttctctcttttggcagtccatggtattttcaatattcttcgccaatgccacaattcaaaggtgtcaattcttctcaggtcttccttattctttatctagcttttgcatgcatataaggtgattgaaaacactatggcttaggtcagtcacacctgagtcctcaaggtgaaatctttgcttttcaacactttaaagaggtcttttgcagccacattcccaatgcaatgcaccttttgatttctcgactgctgcttccgtgggagttgatcgtggatccaaataaaaatgaaatccttgacaacatcaatcttttctccatttatcatgatcttgcttactagtccagttgtgaggatttttcttttctttacgttgaggtgcaagccatactgaagactgtggtctttgatcttcatttgtaagtgcttcaagtccttttcactttcagcaagcaaggttgtgttatctgcacattgcaggttgttaatgagtcttcctgcaatcctgatgccctgttcttctttttatactccagcttctcaggttatttgctcagcatacagattgaatagctatggtgaaattatacaaccctgacacccacatttcttgactttaaaccatgtagtatcccctagttgtgtttgaatgactgcctcttgattcttgtacagattcttcatgagcacaattaagtgttccagaattcccattctctgcaatgttatccacgatttgttatgacccacacatagattagttttgcctgtccTAGAGCTTAATATAAATGAAAGTATGTAGAATTTACTATTTTATGTATGGATTCTGTATTCAGCAAAATATTTTTGTgatgaggcggggccaagatggcagagaaatcagacacttcctgtggtccctcttacaataaagacccccaaaaaacaagtaactcaaatatatatgacaatctaggagccttgaacatcaaagacaaagttgagaaatCAGATTGAGcagaaaggggagggagaaatggttcagaagcatCAAGGAATTACCAAAGCTGACCTGGCTGGCATCAGCACCCCATAGGTTGGGTTGGCTGGCATGAGCTGTGAGATAAGCTGTGGTGCTTGGGatatgttttccacattgggagagaccagtGGTGGAGAGTCTGATTCAAACTCCACAACCATCAAAAAAGAGTGGTGTTCAATTGTCTATCAAGCATTCAACCTACAgcaaggatcaaaaaaaaaaaaaaattggaacatACCTCTCTACCATTCCCTGCTGTACTCTGGGTCCTGGTCAGCTTCACTGATTGCTGAGCTCCCTGGGCCTCAAATAGGACTTATCGAGTGTCCCGAGCCATTTTCCTAGCTTTGGAgatggaacaaattaacaaacaggaaaaaaagaatctgccaactcccctaagcCAGAAACTTGGGGCAGGCACGGCCCCTTTGCCTAGGCTCAGGcttaaggggtccatggactttgaatgcttttcacccctgcatagactagTGTGGGCCAATTACAACAGTGTAAGGCCTCATTAGAACAGTTTaatagggtatatacctgaagcctatctTCATCTGTATCTGCTATAAAAGGGtgaggcaggtttgtgacatttgaccccaccttgcccattaagcagggtcctcacctacccacatcagcagCCTGAGTGGTGGTGACTCCACCTACTCCAacaagccacccatgacaggggttcaagaataagtggtgactctcaatccttacaaccaacagcattgggttacCATATCCTGACTGCAAAGTCCACCTACCTACACAACCTatggaacagggacacgctttccacagaggcactcaggggcagcagtCACCCACTGACTTGACAACTGCATGACCCCCTATTGCACCCAGATATCTATGCCTAATCCAATCACTCCAGCCAGTGTAAAatcataggtgagagcctgcatcacACATGTGGTGACaacctggacaactgagctgaatccacccAAGAACAGTAAACAGGCTACTGGAATctcatacctagtaacagcttcAGCCATTTGGAGAcagatgtgagagcttcaaattTGCCAATAATAAAACTAGCTCACAGAACCAGCCtctttgggcacatcaaaacaaaacaaaacaagaagctaggacacagtaagcaaacataaaacatataattattataacttattgatggctcagagaaaacagtcaacatCGAATCAcagaaagaggcagaccatgatggcttcagaaaGCCACCAACACAAAGAATCCAGAAACTTCCCAGATGAAGATAGTTTCTTGGAATTACCAAAGGTACAATTCAagagactaatatacagaactcctcaAGAGATTAGGACGAAGATCAGACAAAACTCAGAATAAGCCAAGGAGCACAAACAAAGCGACAGAAGAActtaagattagagaagagcataatgacaaatttaacaggctataagaatctgtagagagacaggaaacagaaattcaaaagactgaCAAGAGAatgtcagaattagacaactcaatagaacgTTATAAGAACAGAATTGAGCCGATGGAAGTCAGAAGTAGTGAGACTGCACttgacagaaatttatttaaagaaaaatcagataaaagaatttaacatAAATGAACGAACCCTAAGAGTGATGTGGAACTCTATTAAGAGGAATAATCTATGAGTGGAGTACTAGAACAGTGGGAaataacagagaatacagagagaattgttgaagttttcttgGCAGAAAcattccctgatactgtgaaagattaGAACATATCTATCAAATAATCTCATGGAAACCCacgcaaggtagatcccaaaagaaagtcaccatgacatattacaatcaaacctGCCAACACCAAaaataaagggagaattttaagagcagctcgggataaatgaaaagtcaactacaaaggagcatcaataagacaaagctctgactactcagcaggaaccatgcaagcaagaagacaatggggagacatacataaagccttgaaggaaaaaaaaattcccagccaagaattatatatccagcaaaattgtctctcaaatatgatggcaaaattggtgcatttccagataaacagaagttaagggaatttgtaaaaaacaaacccaagtgataagaaatagaaaaggaaatcctccaattagaaaatcaataacatcaaagaacaacccaagacttgaacacagtgaagagcaaccagatatcaactgatattgggaagtcacaaaaatgaatcaaagctaaaacactgaaaataggcaAGCAGtgaaatcaatatgtaaaagctgacaacattaaaaaaaaaagaggaactaaaaagtgtgaccatagatctttcatatggagtggaagtcaaggagatatcgAAATATGaaagattgatttaaacttagaaaagcagggataaatattaaggtaacaacaaaggataggaacaatcctacacatcaaaataaataaataaaataaaacaagaaaaatataaagactcagtataaaaaagcaacaacaatgaaaaagacaaaaagaaaatgcataaagaaaaatgagtctgcacagaaaattaagtggaacaaagaaactgtcagcaacacacaaaaaaagacatgaaaatgacagcactaaactcatacctaccaatagttatgctgaatgtaaatgaaataaatgcaccaaaaaagagacagatcatggcagaaaggattaaaaaacactatccgtctatacattgcctacaacagacacgccttagacttaaagacacaaacaaactaaaactcaaagatagaaaaaatatatcatgcaaacaacaatcataaaagaggaggagtggcaatattaacctatgacaaaatagactttaaagtaagaTCCAC
The window above is part of the Loxodonta africana isolate mLoxAfr1 chromosome 22, mLoxAfr1.hap2, whole genome shotgun sequence genome. Proteins encoded here:
- the LOC111749401 gene encoding olfactory receptor 4C11-like — encoded protein: MQQNKSVTEFILLGLTQDPLRQKMVFIIFIFYIGTVVGNLLIIVTIKFSRSLGSPVYILLFHLSFADTCFSTSTAPWLIVDALSAEKVISCNECMTQVFAMHLFGPMEIFVLVLMAVDHYLAICNPLHYPTIMRPEVCIILIILAWIAALIHSIIQNVLVWKLPFCGNNLIDHYCCDLQPFLKLACMDTYVSNLLVVFNSGATCSISFFILMISYIVILYSLRNHSAEGRKKALSTCTSHIIVVVLFFVPCIFIYIHPQTTFSMDKMVAVFYTIGTPFLNPLIYTLRNAEVKNAMRKLWSIKITSESKG